The DNA region GTGAGACCGCGGTCTTACGTTTGAACTGGCTCCGAATTTTATTGAAGGGGAAGGAGAAATTGTCTCTTATCCAAAAAAGGGAGCGCACAATCCTTGCCTCCCTTATTGGTACCAATCTCTGTGTCGTTTTTGCCTCCTTTGCCTTCTCCTACCTTTTTATCATCACCTTTGGGGAAGGATTTGTTTTCCTTTCCGTCCTCTGGGTGGCGATCCTCTCCCTCCTCTTTGGAGAATTTCTACCGAAGGCGATCGCTAAGGAATATCCGGAATTCTGGTACGAATATCTCTATCCCTTCCTATCTTTTACCAATTGGCTCTTTTCTCCTTTAACTTTCCTCTTACAGAAGACCATCCAACCCCTTTTTCAGGAGAAGCGGGAGGAGTTGAAATTGAAGAGGGAGGATTTAATCGCCCTCTTTGGGCAGAAGGGTTATGAGAGGATTGCCCGGGCAGTTTTGGAATTCTCTTCCCTTAAAGCGCGGGATGTGATGATTCCCCTAAAACTAATGATTGCCATCAGTGCGGATGCGGACCCGGCGGCTATCTATCATATTTTAAGAGAATATGGGTATTCCCGCTATCCGATTTACCGGAAGAAAAAAGAGAACATCGTCGGCCTTCTCCATGCCAAGGATTTCCTCTCTTATCCCGATTTGAAGATGAGAACTCCCTATTTCGTTTCTGAAGATAAAAAGTTAAAAGATGTCTTTTCGGAGATGCGTCGGGGAAAGGATAAGGGGCTCCATCTGGCGGTCGTTCTGGATAAGAATAAACGGACGATTGGGATTTTGACCTTAGAGGATATCTTGGAGGAGATTGTGGGGGAGATTAGAAGTGAGGATTAGATGGCGTTGGTTAAGAAGACGGAAGGGATAGTTTTGCAAAGGGAGGATTTTCGTTCCCAGAGTAAGTTTATTACCCTTTTTTCCTTAGATTACGGGCGGTTAGCACTTTTAGCGAAGGGTGGTTTTCATCCCAAGAGATATTTGAGCGGCCCTCTTGAGCCATTTAATCTAATAGAGGTTATCTTCTATCACCGGGAGGGGAGGGATTACCATCTTCTCTCCGAAACGAGCCTCCTTCTTCACTTTCCCCATTTCCGAACTGATGGCAAAAGATTTTATTATGCCTCCCTCCTCGCCTCTTTCCTCATCAAGGCCTTACCCCGGGAGGTGAGGCAGCCTTCTCTTTATCGGTTATCCCTCAGGACCCTTTCCCTTTTAGACGAAGAGGGTAAGGAAAATTTCCTTTATGCCTTTTTCCTTAAATCCTCTTCCCTTTTGGGTTATCGCCCCCATCTCCTTTCCTGTCTGCGCTGCGGCAAGGGATTAAAATCCTTTTTCTTCTCTCCGGAAAAGGGAGGTTTCCTATGTGGGAGATGCCGAAATGGGGAGGGGAGGGAATTTTTGCCCGCAGAGGCAGAAAGGATGAGAGGACTCCTCTTTTTACCTTTAAGAAAGATTGGGGGGTTGGAATTGGGTGCGAAAGAGAAAGAGGCGATTAGGAATTTCCTTTGCCACCATTTTCATTTTCCTCTTCCCAACAACCCTTTCCTTATCTAAAAGGATTGCTGGAATTTGAGATTGATAATCCGGCTGAGATTGGTTTCTTCTTTATTTTTCAAGAGATCTTTTAAGGCGAAGAGGAAAGAGGCACTTTCGTCAAGCCCCCAGCATAATCCTAAGTTTAAGAAACCTCGGTTCTTATCTTTTTTGTCGTTGAGGGCGAGGTCGTATTCTAAGAGGAGTTCAGAATTTCCAGAAAGTCCCTGACTTATAGCAAAAAAACCGTTCATCCCCCGGAAATAATTTAAGCCCCCGGCAAGATAGGTTCGGCTCACCGCCACTGAGCGACCAAAAACC from candidate division WOR-3 bacterium includes:
- a CDS encoding CNNM domain-containing protein; the protein is MVFTLGILAIILQGLFSGSETAVLRLNWLRILLKGKEKLSLIQKRERTILASLIGTNLCVVFASFAFSYLFIITFGEGFVFLSVLWVAILSLLFGEFLPKAIAKEYPEFWYEYLYPFLSFTNWLFSPLTFLLQKTIQPLFQEKREELKLKREDLIALFGQKGYERIARAVLEFSSLKARDVMIPLKLMIAISADADPAAIYHILREYGYSRYPIYRKKKENIVGLLHAKDFLSYPDLKMRTPYFVSEDKKLKDVFSEMRRGKDKGLHLAVVLDKNKRTIGILTLEDILEEIVGEIRSED
- the recO gene encoding DNA repair protein RecO — protein: MALVKKTEGIVLQREDFRSQSKFITLFSLDYGRLALLAKGGFHPKRYLSGPLEPFNLIEVIFYHREGRDYHLLSETSLLLHFPHFRTDGKRFYYASLLASFLIKALPREVRQPSLYRLSLRTLSLLDEEGKENFLYAFFLKSSSLLGYRPHLLSCLRCGKGLKSFFFSPEKGGFLCGRCRNGEGREFLPAEAERMRGLLFLPLRKIGGLELGAKEKEAIRNFLCHHFHFPLPNNPFLI